The genomic segment AACCCGTCCCCGCGGGCCGGCCGGGCGCCCGGCGCGCGGTGCGAGGATGGCGGGCATGGCTGACCTCAAGGACCGGCTCCGCGGCGACCTGACCACCGCGATCAAGGCGCGCGACGAGCTGCGCTCGGCCACGCTGCGCATGGCGCTCACCGCGGTGACGACGGAGGAGGTCGCGGGCAAGGAGCAGCGCGAGCTCAGCGACGAGGAGGTCGTCGCCGTGCTCGGGCGCGAGGCGAAGAAGCGGCGCGAGGCCGCGACCGCGTACGACGACGCGGGCCGCGCCGAGCTCGCCGCTCGCGAGCGCGACGAGCTGGGGGTCCTCGAGGCGTACCTGCCGGCGCAGCTGTCCGACGAGGAGCTGCGCGACCTCGTCGCCGCGGCCGTGGCGCAGACCGGTGCCTCCGGCCCCAGGGGGCTGGGCCAGGTCATGAAGGTCGTGCAGCCGCAGGTGGCCGGGCGGGCCGAGGGCGGGCGGGTCGCGGCCGAGGTGCGGCGCCAGCTCGCCGGCTGAGCCGGCGGCGCCCCTGGCCGCGGGTGCGCCCTCCGCGCGTGGTCGCGGCGGGGTACGGGGACCGACCGGCACCTCGGCCGCCATCTGCGCATGATCGCGGCGGGGCTACGGCGACGCCCCCGGCCGCGGTGCGGCCGGGGGCGTCGTGGTCCGTGCAGGGCGGTCAGCCGTTGCCGCGGCCGCCGCCGTTCCCGCCGCCGTTCCCGTTCCCGTTCCCGCCGCCGTTCCCGCCGCCGTTCCCGCCGCCGTTCCCGCCGCCGTTCCCGCCGCCGTTCCCGCCGCCGTTCCCGCCGCCGTTCCCGCCGCCGTTCCCGCCGCCGTTCCCGTTCCCGCCGCCGCGCGGCTGGTCGGTCGCGCGCTCGCTCGGGCGGGTGCCGGGCTCGTCGGTGGGCTCGTCGGTGGGCTCGTCGGTGGGCTCGTCGGTCGGCTCCTCGGTCGGCTCCTCGCTCGGCTCGGGGTCGGGCTCGTCCTCGCCGCCGGAGAGGTAGATCGTCACGGTGTCGCCGGGGTAGGCGCTGGAGCCGCCGCCGGGGGAGGTGTAGGCGACGTCGCCCTCGTCGACGGAGCTGGAGTCGACGCGGTCGGAGGAGACGCGCCAGGAGAAGCCCGCGTCCTCGAGCTCCTCGACCGCGCCGGAGCGGCTCTCGCCGCGCACGTCGGGCACCGTGACCGCCGCGCCGCGGACCGTCTCGGTGTCGGGCTGGACGAAGTCCTCGACCGGCAGGTCGCGGACCGCGACCTCCATGGTGTCCTTCCAGATCGGACCGGCGACGGTCGAGCCCGCCGCGGCCGAGATCGACTGGCCGTT from the Vallicoccus soli genome contains:
- a CDS encoding GatB/YqeY domain-containing protein — translated: MADLKDRLRGDLTTAIKARDELRSATLRMALTAVTTEEVAGKEQRELSDEEVVAVLGREAKKRREAATAYDDAGRAELAARERDELGVLEAYLPAQLSDEELRDLVAAAVAQTGASGPRGLGQVMKVVQPQVAGRAEGGRVAAEVRRQLAG